One Lysinibacillus sp. OF-1 DNA segment encodes these proteins:
- a CDS encoding DinB family protein: MNERQENLFQQLAHYRSELLHLLEHVSEEKANIIPAGFHNNIRWNMGHLYLDQYLWLEALTKEKDTALVALMKWFSFGTSPKHFDEKTPTFEELKKCLAQQPSQIKERYGHRLAEEFPPIDTGMQTIEQVLLRTIFHEGMHLQAIVTIHRCLNEVTDRV; this comes from the coding sequence TTGAATGAACGTCAAGAAAATTTATTTCAGCAGTTAGCACATTACCGTAGCGAGTTACTCCATTTGCTAGAGCATGTGTCAGAAGAAAAGGCAAATATCATTCCAGCTGGTTTTCATAATAATATTCGATGGAATATGGGCCATCTTTATCTCGATCAATATTTATGGCTAGAGGCGTTAACAAAAGAAAAGGATACAGCATTAGTAGCTCTCATGAAATGGTTTAGCTTTGGTACGTCGCCTAAGCATTTTGACGAAAAAACGCCCACATTCGAGGAGTTAAAAAAGTGCTTGGCTCAGCAGCCTTCACAGATAAAGGAACGATACGGTCATCGATTGGCTGAGGAATTCCCACCTATCGACACGGGTATGCAGACCATTGAACAAGTACTCCTACGTACCATCTTTCATGAAGGTATGCATTTACAAGCAATTGTCACCATTCATCGATGCCTAAACGAAGTAACAGACCGAGTTTAA
- a CDS encoding LysE family translocator: MLSFIAIVLLLFLIPGPAVIITITQTLKSGKKNGIYTALGIGLGDLVHTLAAVLGLSAILMKSATAFEVVKYIGVAYLVYLGIQMLLTKPKKIEQPTVEQSPASTSFRQGFLAEILNPKTALFFLAFLPQFVQHNEQSVTSQLLTLGITFVVMSALYTILLAIITSFIGEKIFTKTSGSSRWLEKTVGFVYIGLGVRLALQTQSR, from the coding sequence ATGTTATCTTTTATCGCAATAGTACTTTTATTATTTTTAATCCCAGGTCCTGCTGTTATTATCACGATTACACAAACATTAAAAAGTGGCAAAAAGAATGGTATTTATACCGCTTTAGGCATCGGTCTTGGAGATTTAGTTCATACGTTAGCGGCTGTTTTAGGTCTTTCTGCTATTTTGATGAAATCAGCCACAGCCTTTGAGGTAGTGAAATATATTGGGGTGGCCTACCTTGTTTATTTAGGTATTCAGATGCTCCTCACAAAACCAAAAAAAATTGAACAACCAACTGTGGAACAAAGCCCTGCTAGTACATCATTCCGCCAAGGCTTTTTAGCAGAAATTTTAAATCCCAAGACAGCTTTATTTTTCCTTGCTTTCTTACCACAATTTGTACAGCACAACGAGCAATCTGTCACAAGCCAATTGCTAACACTAGGCATCACCTTTGTTGTGATGAGTGCTTTGTATACAATACTACTAGCAATTATTACAAGCTTCATTGGTGAAAAAATCTTTACGAAAACAAGTGGTAGCTCACGTTGGCTTGAAAAAACTGTCGGCTTTGTCTATATCGGTCTCGGTGTCCGTTTAGCACTACAGACACAAAGTAGATAA
- a CDS encoding DUF3953 domain-containing protein: MKWSYCLQLFIFIPIVVTSMYGLITKDFSFLPVTFMLLGCTFLLIGMREWQRAKRSTISILSFGTAIFLFVIVGQSFFD; the protein is encoded by the coding sequence ATGAAATGGTCCTATTGTCTACAACTATTCATATTTATCCCAATTGTGGTGACGAGTATGTATGGTCTTATTACAAAAGATTTTTCGTTCTTACCAGTTACTTTCATGTTATTAGGTTGTACATTTTTACTCATTGGTATGAGAGAGTGGCAAAGAGCCAAACGATCTACCATTAGTATTCTTTCTTTTGGTACGGCCATTTTTCTATTTGTCATTGTCGGACAGTCATTTTTTGACTAA
- the fabZ gene encoding 3-hydroxyacyl-ACP dehydratase FabZ, which translates to MLTSQQLQGILPHRYPFLLVDRILELEEGKRAVGLKNVTIHEEFFQGHFPHYPVMPGVLIVEALAQVSAVIMLTKAGNEGRLGLLAGIDHCRFKKQVKPGDQLRLEVVINRVKGTVGKGSGVATVNGEIVCETNLVFAFGQ; encoded by the coding sequence ATGTTAACAAGTCAACAATTGCAAGGAATATTACCACATCGCTATCCGTTTCTTTTAGTAGATCGTATTTTGGAATTAGAGGAGGGGAAGCGTGCAGTCGGATTGAAAAATGTGACAATCCATGAGGAGTTCTTTCAGGGACATTTTCCACATTATCCTGTCATGCCAGGTGTGCTCATTGTGGAAGCGTTAGCGCAAGTCAGTGCAGTCATTATGCTGACAAAGGCAGGGAATGAGGGGCGGTTAGGCTTGCTTGCGGGCATTGATCATTGTCGCTTTAAAAAACAAGTAAAGCCTGGTGATCAGCTACGGCTTGAGGTAGTAATCAACCGTGTGAAAGGGACAGTCGGTAAAGGAAGTGGGGTTGCCACAGTGAATGGAGAAATCGTTTGTGAAACAAACCTTGTTTTTGCTTTTGGCCAGTAA
- a CDS encoding polysaccharide deacetylase family protein codes for MKKFLLFLLPLCLITVSFFYVKVSSSENKGRKYYEEAGQILWEIQTEEKIIALTFDDGPHRTYTADVLDVLEKYNAKATFFIVGQNAEKNPELIARMYEEGHELANHTFTHPLKTNVPNLMKEIQQTDEVIAGITGYQPTLFRPVEGQYTDAMIEAIAKKGYKVVMWSWHLDTLDWKNPGVNRIVNTVLKGVKAGNIVLFHDGGGNRAQTVKALEQILPELEKQGYQFVTVSELMELQRTHQKIKKQ; via the coding sequence GTGAAAAAATTTTTACTGTTTTTACTACCACTTTGTTTGATCACGGTGTCGTTTTTTTATGTCAAAGTAAGTTCTTCTGAAAATAAAGGGAGAAAGTATTATGAAGAAGCAGGACAAATTCTTTGGGAAATCCAAACAGAGGAAAAAATCATTGCCTTAACGTTTGATGATGGTCCACATCGTACCTATACAGCGGATGTTCTTGATGTATTAGAGAAATACAATGCGAAAGCTACTTTTTTTATTGTTGGTCAAAATGCAGAAAAAAATCCTGAATTGATAGCAAGAATGTATGAAGAAGGGCATGAATTGGCCAATCATACCTTTACACACCCTTTAAAAACAAATGTACCTAATTTAATGAAGGAAATTCAACAAACAGATGAGGTAATTGCAGGAATTACGGGCTATCAGCCAACCTTATTTCGCCCCGTTGAAGGGCAATATACCGATGCCATGATAGAGGCGATTGCCAAAAAAGGCTATAAAGTCGTTATGTGGTCTTGGCATTTGGATACGCTCGATTGGAAGAATCCTGGGGTCAATCGCATCGTTAATACGGTTTTAAAAGGCGTAAAGGCTGGCAATATCGTGCTGTTTCATGATGGTGGCGGAAACCGAGCCCAAACCGTCAAAGCATTGGAGCAAATCTTGCCAGAGCTTGAAAAGCAGGGCTACCAGTTTGTGACGGTTTCTGAATTGATGGAACTACAAAGGACTCATCAGAAGATAAAAAAACAGTAG
- a CDS encoding S41 family peptidase yields MDEQKNESTEQQQEPTPAEVKPAGQFIQLKPFKFIMLMFFTILITAGLTIFALTFGDKKVVEVKVPTEREEFTKLYEAFDLLKNNYYQDIDDEKVVDGAINGMFDALGDPYSDFMVKEEADQFNSGLSSSFQGIGAEIQERNGYITVVSPIKNSPAEKAGLLPKDIILTVDGKSIQGLSATEAVALIRGEKGTPVKLTVKRGENTEAIHMTIVRDEIPVETVYGEMLDGNIAHIQITSFSEQTTKELEKILAEYEGKGMKGIVLDLRQNPGGYLTAAVDISNFFVPEGKAIVQVQEKDAEPQITNAIAGKKYNLPITVLVDSGSASASEILAGALKESVGAKVVGETSFGKGTVQNVTPLKDGSNLKFTTGKWLTPNGNWINEKGIEPDVKVGYPSYATLPYLNASLEMKTGLQSDSVKAAEEMLQVLGYEPGEIDGIFDDNTARAVEKLQAANNLEETGILTGNTTYALMDALRAKMKADDPQLLKAKELLSGTAEKTEDTTN; encoded by the coding sequence ATGGATGAACAGAAAAATGAAAGTACAGAACAGCAGCAGGAGCCGACTCCAGCAGAAGTAAAGCCGGCAGGACAATTTATACAACTGAAACCGTTTAAATTTATCATGCTAATGTTCTTTACAATCCTTATTACGGCAGGGTTAACGATTTTTGCGTTAACGTTTGGTGATAAGAAAGTAGTAGAAGTGAAAGTTCCGACTGAACGTGAGGAATTTACAAAATTATATGAAGCATTTGATTTACTGAAAAATAACTATTACCAAGATATTGATGATGAAAAAGTAGTCGATGGTGCTATTAATGGTATGTTCGATGCATTAGGCGATCCTTATTCTGACTTCATGGTAAAGGAAGAAGCAGATCAATTTAATTCTGGTTTATCTTCTAGCTTCCAAGGAATTGGAGCGGAAATCCAAGAGCGTAATGGTTATATTACAGTTGTGTCACCTATCAAAAATTCTCCTGCAGAAAAGGCAGGCTTATTACCAAAAGATATCATCTTAACGGTTGATGGGAAAAGCATTCAAGGCTTGAGTGCAACAGAAGCGGTTGCTTTAATTCGCGGTGAGAAAGGAACACCAGTGAAATTAACGGTGAAACGCGGCGAAAACACAGAGGCTATTCACATGACCATTGTTCGTGATGAAATCCCAGTAGAAACAGTTTATGGGGAAATGCTTGATGGCAATATTGCCCATATTCAAATTACATCATTTAGTGAACAAACAACGAAAGAGCTTGAAAAAATCCTTGCTGAGTATGAAGGCAAAGGAATGAAAGGCATTGTTTTAGATTTACGTCAAAATCCTGGTGGCTATTTAACGGCTGCTGTCGATATTTCTAATTTCTTTGTACCAGAAGGAAAAGCGATTGTTCAGGTACAAGAAAAAGATGCAGAGCCTCAGATTACTAATGCCATTGCAGGTAAAAAATATAACCTACCAATTACAGTACTTGTCGATAGTGGTAGTGCCTCTGCCTCTGAGATTTTAGCAGGTGCATTAAAAGAATCTGTAGGTGCCAAAGTTGTAGGTGAAACATCCTTCGGTAAAGGGACTGTCCAAAATGTAACACCATTAAAAGACGGCTCTAATCTGAAATTTACAACAGGTAAATGGTTAACACCGAATGGGAACTGGATTAACGAAAAAGGCATTGAACCTGATGTCAAAGTTGGTTATCCATCGTATGCTACTTTACCTTACTTGAATGCCTCTTTAGAAATGAAGACAGGCTTACAGTCGGACTCTGTAAAAGCAGCGGAGGAGATGCTTCAAGTGCTAGGGTATGAGCCTGGTGAAATAGATGGTATTTTCGATGACAATACTGCACGTGCTGTAGAAAAACTACAAGCAGCGAATAACCTTGAAGAAACAGGTATTTTAACAGGCAATACAACGTATGCGTTAATGGATGCTTTACGTGCAAAAATGAAAGCCGATGATCCTCAGTTATTAAAAGCGAAAGAGCTTCTTTCAGGAACAGCCGAAAAAACAGAGGACACAACAAACTAA
- a CDS encoding CobW family GTP-binding protein, protein MKDVYLFSGFLGSGKTSMLTDVIRQLKEKNLKPAVIMNELGKLPFDSQAVEKDIPLKEMLEGCICCSGAEKTEAQIQSLLLDSDFDVLIIETTGAAHPVEALDAVYSPLFADQLNVKGIITVADSKLWLHRDTLTPQVRSLFMEQIRHAHLLLANKTDLLTEAEQGQVVYELQGLNPHAFILQTTNGRVPLHLLEGLKATAQVDKADIVKAPIASMQLGSRLVEFTDSEFTQEQFEDWIRTLPETIYRMKGYVPIEGIKNPMLFQYAYGMVQWLPEYIKMPAKLVIIGENVSSLPIIGGQ, encoded by the coding sequence ATGAAAGATGTATACCTATTTAGTGGCTTTTTAGGGAGTGGCAAAACATCCATGCTTACGGATGTCATTCGCCAATTAAAAGAAAAGAATCTAAAGCCTGCAGTTATTATGAATGAGCTAGGAAAGCTGCCATTTGACTCACAGGCAGTGGAGAAAGATATCCCGCTCAAGGAGATGCTAGAGGGCTGTATTTGCTGTTCAGGTGCTGAAAAAACGGAGGCACAAATTCAATCTCTTCTATTAGATAGTGATTTTGATGTATTAATTATTGAAACAACGGGAGCTGCTCATCCTGTGGAAGCATTAGATGCTGTGTATTCACCACTTTTTGCAGATCAGTTAAATGTCAAAGGCATTATCACAGTGGCTGATTCCAAGCTCTGGCTGCACCGTGATACGTTAACACCGCAAGTACGCTCTTTATTTATGGAGCAAATTCGACATGCGCACTTATTATTAGCAAATAAAACAGATTTATTAACAGAGGCAGAGCAAGGACAAGTGGTCTACGAACTCCAAGGCTTAAATCCACATGCCTTTATTTTGCAAACAACGAATGGGCGAGTCCCACTTCACTTACTTGAAGGCTTAAAGGCAACGGCACAGGTTGATAAAGCTGACATTGTCAAAGCGCCAATAGCCTCCATGCAGCTTGGCTCACGCTTAGTGGAATTCACAGATAGCGAATTTACACAGGAGCAATTTGAAGATTGGATTCGTACATTACCAGAAACGATTTATCGTATGAAGGGCTATGTGCCGATTGAGGGCATTAAAAATCCGATGCTGTTTCAATATGCTTATGGAATGGTCCAATGGCTCCCGGAGTATATCAAAATGCCAGCAAAACTTGTCATTATTGGAGAAAATGTCAGTTCTTTACCTATCATTGGGGGACAATGA
- a CDS encoding CAP domain-containing protein, with protein sequence MKKTLTAICATILLAAPIQIASAAANTTEGDSVQQSTNCKVYYYKWSNNHKWNIKLPQASTPSKEVPTTNNNTQPTPNNNQSSQNEKPATPPATSTPSTTTSDVNAFEQEVVKLTNAERTKAGLSPLQTDAKLMAAAREKSQDMQTNKYFSHTSPTFGSPFDRMKALGITYKGAGENIAQGQRSPQEVVQAWMDSPGHRANILNGKFTHIGVGYVKSGNYWTQQFIQK encoded by the coding sequence ATGAAAAAAACACTCACTGCAATTTGTGCAACAATTCTTTTAGCAGCTCCAATTCAAATAGCTTCAGCTGCTGCTAATACAACAGAAGGGGATTCTGTACAGCAATCAACGAACTGTAAAGTTTATTATTATAAATGGTCAAACAATCATAAGTGGAATATCAAATTACCACAGGCATCTACACCATCTAAAGAGGTGCCAACAACAAATAATAATACACAACCAACGCCAAATAATAATCAATCATCACAAAACGAAAAACCAGCAACACCACCAGCTACTTCAACACCATCAACAACAACTTCAGATGTGAACGCATTTGAACAGGAAGTAGTAAAATTAACAAACGCTGAGCGTACAAAAGCTGGTTTATCACCACTTCAAACAGATGCGAAATTAATGGCTGCAGCTCGTGAAAAATCACAAGATATGCAAACAAACAAGTATTTCTCACATACAAGTCCAACATTCGGTTCACCATTTGATCGTATGAAAGCTTTAGGCATCACTTATAAAGGTGCTGGAGAAAACATTGCTCAAGGTCAACGTTCACCACAAGAAGTAGTACAAGCGTGGATGGACTCACCAGGTCACCGTGCGAACATTTTAAATGGTAAATTTACGCACATCGGTGTAGGTTACGTGAAATCAGGTAACTACTGGACACAACAATTTATTCAAAAATAA
- a CDS encoding EAL domain-containing protein, producing the protein MKKPNLLKQFFAREESTQAIALATVQDHRLFSYAMSFAKYHPDMMIVFAADGEIIYVNQEALYQLLHYRPSHAEDFKRILTVPDYKRLKRAFNQTLRGKSVKIDIERLQHQGQQLSLVLTFIPIKNGEDQAEGLYLIIEDMSTYSAMKHQLLLHEKHLNYAQHIAAVGSWEYFIQHDKLYCSDNFYQIFGFSRSENDGIDRAFQFIHPDDHEKTYDAFNNARKGINLNSEFRIYHGETHDLRYVQAAAEVTWKDNKPFKMVGVVKDQTAFKLLEQALNDTLANYHYIFNHLDAGIWMRDSIRGTMLFASKGLEGILGIPLAKLYEDAEVWINMIHPAHREEVLAYTDYLAIGKSYQVIYRIFTGENQTKWLLEQIVPRLDEKGKVNQIFGLVTDITKEVEREKKLNYLVYYDELTGLPNQLSLHDKVDTLCSAGEPFALLYISINRFHVLNNALGSQIGDELLRVVTQHFAKLLDDTSYLARLDHQHFILVMKKYVSKQHIYALANRLLKIFDTALTIKDYQLHLSASIGIVFYPEEGRKRNILLENAYSALCYAKQQGRNRFHIYAFTEDITSYKQYVLDRDMRQAMLNEEFELYFQPLVEPQKGNIYGAEALIRWHHKEWGLVSPGEFIPLAEENHMIHIITDWVIKKACAFLRKWKQDGHVLRTINIKISPIRLMKRGFVPFLQEQLQLNEIPAHYLQLEITERTILKNSASVMTVLKELQELGVKIAIGDFGTGYSSLESLRTFQPTTLHIYEAFIRQIRHDHPIENGLISTTIYLAKMLGIQVVAKGVESYDQYIFLKQHECHYLQGSIYSKAVPAKAFEKMLAKGFLEPPKAIVHHKPAVERRKYFRFHFPAYVKGSMTIIEMNQQKLAIGHTPIVIENISLGGMKIRSTLKLPINQTMKFQFNFVLMNQSFTIEGTFRWTLEEKYQIYSYGVAFNLTQENEGKLAPIINRMTALHNQHEKIEGTPFIYEDIEAYFKK; encoded by the coding sequence ATGAAAAAGCCGAATTTATTAAAGCAATTTTTTGCAAGAGAAGAAAGTACACAGGCGATAGCGCTGGCTACAGTTCAAGATCATCGTTTATTCTCATATGCCATGTCCTTTGCGAAGTATCACCCTGATATGATGATTGTCTTTGCAGCGGATGGAGAAATTATTTATGTAAATCAAGAGGCACTCTATCAACTATTACACTATCGACCAAGCCATGCAGAGGATTTTAAGCGAATTTTGACGGTCCCTGATTATAAGCGGCTAAAAAGAGCATTCAACCAAACATTGCGGGGGAAATCGGTCAAAATTGATATAGAAAGGCTACAGCATCAAGGTCAACAGCTAAGCCTTGTACTAACATTTATACCGATTAAAAATGGTGAGGATCAGGCAGAGGGGCTTTATTTAATTATTGAAGATATGTCTACCTATTCTGCGATGAAGCATCAATTATTGCTTCATGAAAAGCATTTAAATTATGCTCAGCATATTGCCGCAGTAGGGAGCTGGGAATACTTTATTCAGCATGACAAGCTGTATTGCTCCGATAATTTTTATCAAATTTTTGGCTTTAGCCGTTCAGAAAACGACGGTATTGATCGAGCTTTCCAATTCATCCATCCAGATGACCATGAAAAGACCTACGATGCATTTAACAATGCCCGAAAAGGCATCAACTTGAATAGTGAATTTCGAATATACCATGGTGAAACTCATGATTTACGTTATGTACAAGCAGCGGCAGAAGTAACTTGGAAGGATAATAAGCCCTTTAAGATGGTTGGGGTTGTAAAGGATCAGACAGCTTTTAAACTGCTTGAGCAGGCATTAAATGATACACTCGCCAACTATCATTATATTTTTAATCATTTAGATGCGGGGATTTGGATGCGAGATTCCATTCGGGGAACAATGCTTTTTGCCTCAAAAGGGCTAGAGGGGATTTTAGGCATTCCACTAGCGAAGCTTTACGAAGACGCCGAAGTATGGATTAACATGATTCACCCTGCACATCGCGAGGAGGTACTAGCGTACACCGATTATCTTGCTATCGGCAAGAGCTACCAAGTGATTTATCGTATTTTTACAGGTGAAAACCAAACAAAATGGTTGCTTGAGCAAATTGTACCGAGACTCGATGAGAAGGGAAAAGTAAATCAAATTTTTGGCTTAGTAACGGATATTACAAAGGAGGTTGAACGAGAAAAGAAGCTCAATTATTTAGTGTACTATGATGAATTGACAGGCTTACCAAATCAATTGAGCTTGCATGATAAAGTGGACACGCTCTGTTCGGCAGGCGAGCCATTTGCCCTTCTCTATATTTCCATTAATCGTTTTCATGTGCTAAATAATGCATTAGGTTCACAAATCGGTGATGAGCTTCTTCGAGTGGTGACCCAGCATTTTGCCAAGCTTCTCGATGATACTAGTTACTTGGCACGCCTAGACCATCAGCATTTTATTTTGGTCATGAAAAAATATGTGAGTAAACAGCATATTTACGCATTGGCTAATCGTTTACTGAAAATCTTTGATACCGCTCTGACGATTAAAGACTATCAATTGCATCTCTCTGCTAGCATTGGCATTGTTTTTTATCCTGAGGAAGGTAGAAAGAGAAATATCTTATTAGAAAATGCTTACTCTGCTTTGTGCTATGCGAAGCAACAAGGGCGCAATCGCTTTCATATTTATGCCTTTACAGAAGATATTACTTCCTATAAGCAATATGTGCTAGATCGTGATATGCGTCAAGCGATGTTAAATGAAGAATTTGAGCTATATTTTCAGCCATTGGTAGAGCCACAAAAAGGCAATATTTATGGGGCAGAGGCGTTAATTCGTTGGCATCATAAAGAATGGGGGCTTGTGTCACCTGGTGAATTTATCCCTTTAGCGGAAGAAAATCATATGATCCATATTATTACAGATTGGGTCATTAAAAAAGCATGTGCTTTCTTGCGGAAATGGAAGCAAGATGGGCATGTACTGCGTACGATTAACATCAAAATTTCACCTATTCGTTTGATGAAAAGGGGCTTTGTCCCATTTCTTCAAGAGCAATTGCAGCTCAATGAAATCCCTGCTCACTATTTACAATTAGAAATTACAGAAAGGACCATTTTAAAAAATAGCGCAAGTGTTATGACGGTATTAAAGGAATTGCAAGAACTTGGTGTCAAAATTGCTATTGGTGATTTTGGAACAGGCTATTCATCGTTAGAATCATTGCGCACGTTTCAGCCAACAACGCTTCATATCTATGAGGCGTTTATTCGGCAAATTCGCCATGATCATCCTATTGAAAATGGGCTTATCTCAACAACGATCTATTTAGCAAAAATGCTAGGTATTCAAGTAGTGGCAAAAGGGGTCGAAAGCTATGATCAATATATTTTTTTAAAGCAGCATGAATGTCATTATCTACAAGGAAGCATCTATTCAAAAGCAGTTCCTGCGAAGGCTTTTGAAAAAATGCTAGCTAAAGGCTTCTTAGAACCGCCGAAAGCAATTGTCCATCACAAGCCAGCTGTGGAGCGTCGCAAGTATTTTCGCTTTCATTTCCCAGCCTATGTGAAGGGCTCTATGACCATTATTGAAATGAACCAGCAAAAGCTTGCTATCGGTCATACGCCAATCGTGATTGAAAATATTAGCTTAGGGGGAATGAAGATTCGCTCTACACTGAAGCTACCAATCAATCAAACGATGAAGTTTCAATTTAACTTTGTGTTGATGAACCAGTCATTTACTATAGAAGGTACATTTAGATGGACATTAGAGGAAAAGTATCAAATTTATTCATACGGAGTAGCCTTCAATCTAACGCAGGAAAATGAGGGGAAATTAGCGCCTATCATCAATCGTATGACAGCTTTGCATAATCAGCATGAAAAAATAGAGGGGACGCCCTTTATCTATGAAGATATTGAAGCTTATTTTAAAAAATAA
- a CDS encoding spore germination protein, with the protein MQDFSLPQAIERVCQGETIVILPERGEMLTLSIINEVRRNLEEPINEHILRGSHEGLIERADTNLALIRKRVNNPALVVKSFSIGHQTKTKAYYLYMDGVIQPETLQEVEKRIAAIQIDYFYSIGQLSDALEDSVLSPFPQLLNTEHPDRVVANLVEGKVVVMTNISPSALIGPVTFFSFYQTPDDYNGRVVVGSFYKIVRLLSFITAVFLPAFYIAVVSFHFEVLPLELSNQVKNDVNEIPYRPLIEALILEIIMELIRESSIRLPQSVGQTIGIVGGLVIGDAIVNAGLVSNLMVIVVALTAISSYVVPSVELNSTIRMLRFPFMVLASLFGFLGIVIGVVILLIHLISLTSIKQPYFSPIVPFQPKAVYKIFLRWPFIKPTVQVTSFDPPEDEQLKNEDTP; encoded by the coding sequence TTGCAAGATTTTTCCTTACCGCAAGCGATTGAAAGAGTCTGTCAAGGGGAAACGATCGTGATATTGCCTGAAAGGGGAGAGATGCTGACACTTAGCATCATAAATGAGGTGCGTCGAAATCTCGAAGAGCCGATCAACGAACATATTCTTCGAGGTTCGCATGAGGGCTTGATTGAGCGTGCAGACACCAATTTAGCTTTGATACGAAAGCGAGTGAATAATCCCGCACTTGTCGTAAAATCTTTTTCGATTGGCCATCAAACGAAAACAAAGGCCTATTATCTGTATATGGATGGGGTCATACAGCCTGAGACCTTACAGGAGGTTGAAAAGCGGATTGCAGCGATTCAGATCGACTATTTTTATAGTATTGGTCAATTAAGCGATGCGTTAGAGGATTCGGTGTTATCGCCCTTTCCACAATTGTTAAATACAGAGCATCCAGATCGTGTAGTAGCCAATTTAGTGGAGGGCAAGGTCGTGGTCATGACAAATATTTCACCATCTGCCTTAATTGGTCCCGTGACCTTTTTCTCTTTCTATCAAACACCCGATGATTATAATGGTCGGGTTGTTGTTGGCTCCTTTTATAAAATCGTCCGCTTACTGTCGTTTATAACCGCGGTTTTTTTACCAGCTTTTTATATTGCAGTAGTTAGCTTTCATTTTGAGGTACTGCCACTAGAACTGAGTAATCAAGTGAAAAACGATGTGAATGAAATCCCTTATCGACCACTAATCGAAGCGCTCATTCTTGAAATCATTATGGAGCTTATTCGAGAATCGAGTATACGTTTGCCGCAATCTGTAGGGCAAACAATTGGAATCGTTGGGGGGCTAGTAATAGGAGATGCCATCGTTAATGCAGGGTTAGTGTCTAATTTAATGGTCATTGTCGTTGCCTTAACGGCTATTTCAAGCTATGTCGTTCCATCCGTTGAATTGAATAGTACCATACGTATGTTACGCTTTCCGTTTATGGTCCTAGCCTCATTGTTTGGGTTTTTAGGGATTGTCATAGGGGTTGTTATTTTACTCATTCATCTAATCAGTTTAACTTCTATTAAACAGCCGTATTTTTCACCCATCGTACCTTTTCAGCCAAAAGCGGTGTATAAAATTTTTTTACGCTGGCCATTCATTAAACCGACTGTGCAAGTTACTTCCTTTGACCCACCAGAGGATGAACAGCTAAAAAATGAGGATACGCCATGA